The Chryseobacterium sp. JV274 sequence TTCAATTTTTTTCAAAACTCTGCTTACAACTTCCCTGGAGGTTCCCAAACTGCTTGCAATTTCGCGATGGGTTATCTTAATTGGGTTGTTTCCTGTGGATGAAATCTGCTGTTTGATGTAATTCAGGACTCTTTTATCCAGTCTATGGAACACCGCATCATTCACCATATTCATCACTTCTGAAAATCTACGGTCATATTCATGATAAAACAGTTTGTTGATTTCCGGGAATTTTATCAGCCAGTCATGCATTACGGAAACGGGAATAAGAATGGCTTCCGAGTCTTCCTCGGCAATAGCATACACTCTGCTGACATAGTCTGTAAGAATGGATGAGAAGGTCATAAGACAGCTATCTTTGGGCTTAATATAATAGTAGATAAGTTCTCTTCCGTCATTAAGGGTAAAAACCTTGATAGAGCCTTTTATCAGGAAAGGGACAAATTTATTTTTCTGCCCTTCTCTTATGATTTCAGTTTTTGCTTTTATATCAATTGCAACAGCATGCTTTTCCAGCTCAGCTAAAAAATCAGCCCCTAAAAAGCCAAATTTACTTACAGCGAACGCGTTATCAATCATATCCTATATTTTCTACTTTTTCTTAAACAAAGATATAAAATTGATGAATGGTTATTATATATTTTTATGTTATTAAATAAAATTAACAATCATATGGGTTCGATATTCCTTTGTACATGAGAATTTAGGTCAAAAAAATGCCCCGGTAAAAACCAGGGCATCTTATTTTATTGTAAAAAGAAATCTTACGCTTGAACGTTGTTTCCTCCTAATACGAAAGGCTCAACTTCTTTGATTTCTCCGAACTGCTGCTCGTAGTTAGCGATGTTCTGTTGAAGAGCGTTTAATACTCTTTTAGCGTGAAGTGGAGCAAGAATAACTCTTGATCTTACTTTAGCTTGCTGAACACCTGGCATCAACTGAATAAAGTCTACTACAAATTCAGATGGAGAGTGGTTTACTAAAGCTAGGTTAGCATAGATACCAGCAGCTACCATTTCGTTTAATTCGATGTTGATGTTTCCGTCTTGTGGATTTTGATTGTTGTCCATTGTTATAAATTATGTTTTTAAAATTCGAAATTTGAGATTGTGAAAATATAAAAATAATTTCAAATCCCAAATTTCAAATCATTAATTTTAGTTAAGGTCTTCGAATTCTTTCTTAGAACCTACAATAACGTTCTGATACTCTTTAAGACCTGTACCTGCAGGGATTCTGTGACCTACAATTACATTTTCTTTAAGACCGTTAAGTTCGTCTACTTTACCAGCAACAGCTGCTTCGTTAAGAACTTTAGTTGTTTCCTGGAACGATGCTGCAGACATGAATGACTTAGTCTGAAGGGCCGCTCTTGTAATACCTTGTAATACAGGAGTTGCTGTAGCAGGAAGAGCTTCTCTTACTTCTACAAGACTTAAATCTTCACGTTTCAACTTAGAGTTTTCATCTCTTAATTCTCTTGCAGTAATCATCTGACCTGGCATGAATTCTTTAGAATCACCAGCTTCTACTACTACTTTAAGACCGAATACTCTGTTGTTTTCTTCCAAGAAATCATACTTGTGCTCAAGAGCTCCTTCAAGGAATTGAGTATCACCTCCATCTACGATAGATACTTTCGTCATCATCTGTCTTACGATAATTTCGAAGTGCTTGTCGTCGATTTTTACCCCCTGTAGACGGTAAACTTCCTGGATCTCATTTACTAAGTATTCCTGAACTGCTGTTGGGCCTTTAATTCTTAAGATATCTTCCGGTGTGATAGAACCGTCAGAAAGCGGAGAACCTGCTCTTACGAAGTCATTCTCCTGAACAAGAATCTGGTTGGAAAGTTTTACCAGGTAAATTTTTCTTTCTCCAGTTTTAGCTTCAACAATAAGTTCACGGTTACCTCTCTTAATTTTTCCGTAAGAAACTACCCCGTCGATTTCAGTAACAACCGCTGGATTTGAAGGGTTTCTAGCTTCGAATAATTCTGTAACTCTCGGAAGACCTCCGGTGATATCCCCTGCTTTTGCAGATTTTCTTGGGATTTTGATTAAGACTTTACCAGCCTTAATTTTTTCACCATCGTTTACCATTAAGTGGGCTCCTACCGGTAAGTTGTAAGCTTTCTGCTCAATACCTTTAGAGTCTACCACCTTCAAGGTAGGTACGGCTTTCTTATTTCTAGATTCAGAGATTACTTTCTCTTCGAATCCTGTTTGTTCGTCAATTTCAAGTTGGAATGAAATACCCTGGATGATATCCTCGTATTCTACCTTACCTGAAGTTTCAGCAATAATTACTGCGTTATATGGATCCCATCTACAGATTGTATCCCCTTTCTTCACTTTATCACCTGGTTTTACAGCTAATATAGATCCGTAAGGTACGTTAGCTACCATTAATGGAGTTCTAAGCTCATTATCAGCAACTAATCTGAATTCTGTTGAACGGGAAACTACAACCTCAGCTGTATTACCGTTTTCATCTTCAGAAGTAATAGTTCTTACTTCATCCATTTCAACGATACCATCTCTTCTTGCAACGATAGATGGGTTTTCTGATACGTTTCCTGCAGTACCCCCTTGGTGGAAGGTTCTCAACGTAAGCTGAGTACCTGGTTCCCCAATTGACTGTGCTGCAATTACACCTACCGCTTCACCCATGTGGATCACTTTACCTGTTGCTAAGTTTCTACCGTAACATTTAGCACAGATACCTTTCTTAGCTTCACAAGTTAATGGTGAACGAACCTCAACTGATTCTAATCCAGCTTCTTCGATTCTTTTCGCCAATGCTTCAATGATCACCTGATCTGCGCTTGCAATAAGCTCGTCAGTTTCAGGATCGTAAATATTATGTAGCGATACTCTACCTAAGATTCTTTCAGAGATTCTTTCAACGATCTCGTCATTTTTCTTAAGTGCGGTAACTTCTGTACCTCTTAGAGTTCCACAGTCGTCTTCTGTAACGATAACGTCCTGTGCAACGTCTACCAATCTTCTCGTTAAGTAACCAGCATCGGCTGTCTTAAGAGCAGTATCCGCAAGACCCTTACGAGCACCGTGGGTAGAGATAAAGTACTCTAGAATCGAAAGACCTTCCTTAAAGTTGGCAAGGATCGGGTTTTCGATGATCTCCGCTCCCGTAGAACCGGCTTTTTGCGGTTTAGCCATCAAACCTCTCATCCCTGATAACTGACGGATCTGTTCTTTAGAACCCCTCGCTCCAGAGTCAAGCATCATATATACAGAGTTGAAACCACCTTGGTCAGTTTTCATTCTGCTCATGATCATTTCAGTTAATCCGGCGTTGGTATTTGTCCAAACGTCGATTACCTGGTTATAACGTTCTGTATCGGTAATTAGACCCATGTTATAGTTAGCTCTAATTTCGTCTACAGTTTCAATTGAAGAAGCAATCATCTGCTTTTTCTCAACAGGAACTACAATATCCCCAAGTGAGAATGAAAGACCTCCTTTAAATGCATTTGAATACCCTAAGTCTTTCATTGCATCAAGGAACTTCACAGTTGTAGGGAAATCTGTATCAGCAAGGATCTTACCGATAACGTTTCTCAATGATTTCTTAGTAAGAAGTTCATTGATATATCCTGACTGCTTAGGTACAATCTGGTTGAATAAAATTCTACCAACAGAAGTTTCGATCAATCTTGTTACTATTACTCCATCTTCTTTAACAGGTAGTCTACATCTTACCTTAGCATTTAAAGAAACTCTACCTTCAGCATAAGCAATTTCTGCTTCCTCAGGAGAATAGAATGCAAGACCTTCACCTTTTACTTTCATATCTTCTGTAGAGCTCAATTCTTTAGTCATGAAATAAAGACCAAGAACCATGTCCTGAGAAGGTACTGTAATTGGAGAACCGTTTGCAGGGTTCAAAATGTTTTGAGAACCTAGCATCAATAGCTGAGCTTCAAGGATTGCCTCTGGTCCTAACGGTAAGTGTACCGCCATCTGGTCACCATCGAAATCGGCGTTGAATGCTGTTGTTACCAACGGGTGTAGCTGGATTGCCTTACCTTCGATCATCTTAGGTTGGAAAGCCTGAATACCCAGTCTGTGAAGCGTAGGTGCTCTGTTCAATAGAACAGGGTGACCTTTCATCACGTTTTCAAGGATATCATAAACTACGGGTTCTTTTCTATCAATAATTCTCTTTGCAGATTTTACAGTTTTTACAATTCCTCTTTCAATTAGTTTTCTAATGATAAACGGT is a genomic window containing:
- a CDS encoding Crp/Fnr family transcriptional regulator, giving the protein MIDNAFAVSKFGFLGADFLAELEKHAVAIDIKAKTEIIREGQKNKFVPFLIKGSIKVFTLNDGRELIYYYIKPKDSCLMTFSSILTDYVSRVYAIAEEDSEAILIPVSVMHDWLIKFPEINKLFYHEYDRRFSEVMNMVNDAVFHRLDKRVLNYIKQQISSTGNNPIKITHREIASSLGTSREVVSRVLKKIESEGEIVQTKEGMKVPVNENVRMI
- a CDS encoding DUF3467 domain-containing protein; protein product: MDNNQNPQDGNINIELNEMVAAGIYANLALVNHSPSEFVVDFIQLMPGVQQAKVRSRVILAPLHAKRVLNALQQNIANYEQQFGEIKEVEPFVLGGNNVQA
- the rpoC gene encoding DNA-directed RNA polymerase subunit beta', which encodes MSNKNKTSRFNKITIGLASPESILQDSRGEVLKPETINYRTHKPERDGLFCEKIFGPVKDYECACGKYKRIRYKGIVCDRCGVEVTEKKVRRERIGHIGLVVPIAHIWYFRSLPNKIGYLLGIPSKKLDMIIYYERYVVIQQGIAKKLDGSDFENMEFLTEEEYLDIMETLPVENQYLDDSDPNKFIARMGAEAVEDLLKRIDLDALSFDLRHKAHNEGSKQRRTEALKRLNVVEALRGANTRMINRPEWMIMRVLPVIPPELRPLVPLDGGRFATSDLNDLYRRVIIRNNRLKRLLEIKAPEVILRNEKRMLQESVDSLFDNTRKSSAVKSESNRPLKSLSDSLKGKQGRFRQNLLGKRVDYSARSVIVVGPNLQLHECGIPKDMAAELYKPFIIRKLIERGIVKTVKSAKRIIDRKEPVVYDILENVMKGHPVLLNRAPTLHRLGIQAFQPKMIEGKAIQLHPLVTTAFNADFDGDQMAVHLPLGPEAILEAQLLMLGSQNILNPANGSPITVPSQDMVLGLYFMTKELSSTEDMKVKGEGLAFYSPEEAEIAYAEGRVSLNAKVRCRLPVKEDGVIVTRLIETSVGRILFNQIVPKQSGYINELLTKKSLRNVIGKILADTDFPTTVKFLDAMKDLGYSNAFKGGLSFSLGDIVVPVEKKQMIASSIETVDEIRANYNMGLITDTERYNQVIDVWTNTNAGLTEMIMSRMKTDQGGFNSVYMMLDSGARGSKEQIRQLSGMRGLMAKPQKAGSTGAEIIENPILANFKEGLSILEYFISTHGARKGLADTALKTADAGYLTRRLVDVAQDVIVTEDDCGTLRGTEVTALKKNDEIVERISERILGRVSLHNIYDPETDELIASADQVIIEALAKRIEEAGLESVEVRSPLTCEAKKGICAKCYGRNLATGKVIHMGEAVGVIAAQSIGEPGTQLTLRTFHQGGTAGNVSENPSIVARRDGIVEMDEVRTITSEDENGNTAEVVVSRSTEFRLVADNELRTPLMVANVPYGSILAVKPGDKVKKGDTICRWDPYNAVIIAETSGKVEYEDIIQGISFQLEIDEQTGFEEKVISESRNKKAVPTLKVVDSKGIEQKAYNLPVGAHLMVNDGEKIKAGKVLIKIPRKSAKAGDITGGLPRVTELFEARNPSNPAVVTEIDGVVSYGKIKRGNRELIVEAKTGERKIYLVKLSNQILVQENDFVRAGSPLSDGSITPEDILRIKGPTAVQEYLVNEIQEVYRLQGVKIDDKHFEIIVRQMMTKVSIVDGGDTQFLEGALEHKYDFLEENNRVFGLKVVVEAGDSKEFMPGQMITARELRDENSKLKREDLSLVEVREALPATATPVLQGITRAALQTKSFMSAASFQETTKVLNEAAVAGKVDELNGLKENVIVGHRIPAGTGLKEYQNVIVGSKKEFEDLN